The Sulfitobacter guttiformis genome contains a region encoding:
- a CDS encoding DUF1638 domain-containing protein: MNFTDTQLTQEGLPLSVSKGKVLVIACGALAREIIDLKEANGWAHIDLTCLPANYHLYPDKITDAVRNSVAKHRSDYDNIFVAYADCGTGGHLQAACAELGVQMIEGPHCYSFFEGNDRFSKITGDEITTFYLTDFLVRQFDAFIIKPMGLDRHPQLRDMYFGNYEKLVYQAQTDDPALTAKAADCAARLGLSFERRFTGYGDLEKSLKLL; this comes from the coding sequence ATGAATTTCACCGACACCCAACTTACCCAGGAAGGCCTGCCGCTGAGCGTTTCAAAGGGAAAAGTGCTGGTAATTGCCTGTGGTGCACTAGCCCGTGAGATTATCGACCTCAAGGAAGCGAATGGCTGGGCGCACATTGATCTGACTTGCCTGCCCGCAAACTACCACCTCTACCCCGATAAAATCACTGATGCCGTACGTAACAGCGTTGCCAAACATCGCAGCGATTATGACAATATTTTTGTGGCCTATGCTGATTGCGGAACGGGTGGCCATCTGCAGGCAGCCTGCGCCGAGCTGGGTGTCCAGATGATAGAAGGTCCTCACTGCTACAGCTTTTTCGAAGGCAATGATCGTTTCTCGAAAATCACCGGCGACGAGATCACCACCTTTTACCTCACCGACTTTTTGGTCCGCCAGTTCGATGCCTTCATCATCAAACCCATGGGCCTCGACCGCCATCCGCAACTGCGCGATATGTATTTCGGCAATTATGAAAAGCTGGTCTATCAGGCACAAACCGATGATCCCGCACTCACCGCAAAGGCGGCAGATTGCGCCGCACGCCTCGGCCTCTCGTTCGAGCGGCGCTTCACCGGCTACGGTGATCTGGAGAAATCGCTGAAGCTCCTCTAA
- a CDS encoding SufE family protein, which produces MATAQFEELVEDFDFLDDWEDRYRHVIDQGKAMEALPEALRVPALKVDGCASQVWLHAEMKGGTLHFDGASDAMIVSGLIALLRTLYNGLTPEQVLAVDARMEMGRLGLNDHLSAQRSNGLTAMIERVRETAQKSI; this is translated from the coding sequence ATGGCCACAGCGCAATTTGAAGAGCTTGTCGAAGATTTTGACTTTCTGGACGACTGGGAAGACCGATACCGCCATGTGATTGATCAGGGCAAGGCGATGGAGGCGCTTCCCGAAGCGCTGCGGGTGCCTGCGCTCAAGGTCGACGGTTGCGCCAGTCAGGTCTGGCTACATGCGGAAATGAAAGGGGGCACTTTGCATTTCGACGGCGCGTCGGATGCGATGATCGTTTCGGGACTGATTGCGCTTTTGCGCACGCTTTATAACGGTTTAACGCCAGAGCAGGTGCTGGCAGTGGATGCCCGGATGGAAATGGGACGTTTGGGTCTCAACGACCACCTATCTGCACAGCGCTCGAATGGCCTTACGGCAATGATCGAGCGGGTGCGCGAGACTGCGCAAAAGTCCATTTAG